A section of the Acanthochromis polyacanthus isolate Apoly-LR-REF ecotype Palm Island chromosome 13, KAUST_Apoly_ChrSc, whole genome shotgun sequence genome encodes:
- the LOC110957966 gene encoding zinc-binding protein A33-like — protein sequence MAERLLENYLSCHVCSETFRDPVSLSCNHSFCSSCLQTFWEQSKNKNCPICKRESSKTDLAVNFALKELADSFAGRQKAGSSEINVEVVCSKHQEETKLFCEDEQRLVCAVCECSLHQSHKVVPIEEAVSHLKDQLKSDLKSLQDKRDKCKQVEETYNKIIQHSKKQLLSTERQIRAEFTKLYQFLKEEEESRLAALREEEQQKGKTIDREVKRIQEQLSSLSDSISVVKQELQKHNVPFLSGYEDTQTRARAQSSLSDPQLLSGALIDVAKHLGNLSFRVWEKIKGKVHFSPVILDPNTAHPHLYLSDDLTSVRGRGTKQELPDNPERFIKYNIVMGSEGFSSGKHSWDVEVGDHSSWFLGVTKESIERKRDCPALPENGIWRLKYFKGKYTDCLGQTVAVEKSFQRIRVQLDYDRGEVSFYDPEDMTHIYTHRETFTEKLFPYFEITYFSDPKSIEIKVCQTEISL from the coding sequence ATGGCTGAGAGACTTCTAGAAAACTACCTGAGTTGCCACGTCTGCTCAGAGACTTTCAGAGATCCTGTGTCTCTAAGCTGCAACCACAGCTTCTGTTCAAGCTGTTTGCAAACATTCTGGGAacaatctaaaaacaaaaactgtcccATCTGTAAAAGAGAATCCTCAAAAACAGATCTGGCTGTGAACTTTGCACTGAAGGAACTGGCTGACTCTTTTGCTGGGAGACAGAAAGCTGGATCATCTGAGATTAACGTGGAGGTGGTGTGTAGCAAACACCAGGAAGAGACTAAATTATTCTGTGAGGACGAGCAGAGGCTTGTGTGTGCTGTCTGTGAGTGTTCCCTCCACCAGAGTCACAAAGTGGTTCCCATAGAAGAGGCAGTGAGTCACCTGAAGGACCAGCTGAAATCTGACCTAAAGTCTCTGCAGGACAAGAGGGACAAATGCAAACAAGTGGAGgaaacatacaataaaattaTTCAACACTCCAAGAAGCAGCTGTTGTCCACAGAGAGGCAGATCAGAGCAGAATTTACCAAGCTTTACCAGTTCctgaaagaggaagaggagtccAGACTGGCAGCTCTGAGggaggaagagcagcagaagGGGAAGACTATCGACAGAGAGGTGAAGAGGATTCAGGAGCAGCTCTCTTCTCTGTCAGACAGCATCTCTGTTGTTAAACaagagctgcagaaacacaatgTGCCGTTCCTCAGCGGTTATGAAGACACTCAGACCAGAGCCAGAGCCCAGAGCTCACTGTCAGAtccacagctgctctcaggAGCACTGATAGATGTGGCCAAACATCTGGGCAACCTGTCCTTCAGAGTCTGGGAGAAGATAAAGGGGAAGGTCCACTTTAGTCCTGTCATTCTGGATCCAAACACTGCACACCCCcatctttatttgtctgatgaTCTGACCAGTGTGAGAGGTAGAGGCACAAAGCAGGAGCTTCCTGACAATCCAGAGAGATTCATTAAATATAACATTGTTATGGGCTCTGAGGGCTTCAGCTCAGGGAAACACAGCTGGGACGTGGAAGTGGGAGATCATTCTAGCTGGTTTCTGGGTGTAACTAAGGAATCAATTGAAAGGAAAAGAGATTGTCCTGCTTTACCAGAAAATGGAATCTGGCGTTTAAAGTATTTCAAGGGAAAATACACTGATTGTCTTGGTCAGACTGTGGCAGTGGAGAAGAGTTTTCAGAGGATCAGAGTCCAGCTGGACTATGACAGAGGAGAGGTTTCCTTCTACGACCCTGAAGACATGACTCACATCTACACTCACAGAGAAACTTTCACTGAGAAACTCTTCCCATACTTTGAAATCACATATTTTAGTGATCCCAAAAGTATTGAGATCAAAGTCTGTCAAACTGAGATTTCATTGTGA
- the exosc5 gene encoding exosome complex component RRP46: MMEVSGSSNVCLREFGCEQSLLSRPDGSSSFVQGDTSVMAGVYGPAEVKVSKEIYDRAVLEVLIQPKVGLPSVRERSQEQCVRETCEASLLLSLHPRSSLTLILQVLHDDGSLLSCCLNAACMALMDAGLPMSCLFCGVTCAITAEGEIITDPTAAQEKESRALMTFAIDSTERKVMMSSTKGSFSVHELQQCIAVSQKASEKIFQFYRDSVKRRYSKTH; this comes from the exons ATGATGGAGGTTAGCGGGTCTTCAAATGTTTGTCTCAGAGAGTTTGGATGTGAACAGAGTTTACTGTCTCGACCTGACGGCTCTTCGTCCTTCGTACAAG GTGACACCAGTGTGATGGCTGGAGTGTACGGACCAGCAGAGGTCAAAGTCAGCAAGGAAATCTATGACCGGGCAGTTCTGGAGGTGCTGATACAGCCCAAAGTAGGACTGCCAA GTGTGCGAGAGCGATCACAGGAGCAGTGTGTGCGAGAAACCTGCGAGGCCTCTCTGCTCTTGTCTCTTCATCCTCGTTCGTCGCTCACTCTAATTCTGCAAGTGCTGCATGATGATGGTTCG CTCTTGTCCTGCTGTTTGAATGCTGCCTGCATGGCTCTTATGGATGCAGGGCTGCCTATGAGTTGCCTCTTCTGTGGAGTTACCTGTGCCATCACCGCAGAGGGTGAAATCATCACAGACCCCACTGCAGCTCAGGAGAAG GAAAGTCGAGCTTTGATGACGTTTGCGATTGACAGCACTGAGCGCAAAGTGATGATGTCATCGACCAAAGGATCATTTTCAGTTCACGAG ctgcagcagtgtaTAGCAGTGAGTCAGAAAGCATCAGAGAAGATCTTCCAGTTCTACAGAGACTCCGTCAAGAGGCGATACTCCAAAACTCACTGA
- the bckdha gene encoding 2-oxoisovalerate dehydrogenase subunit alpha, mitochondrial, whose amino-acid sequence MAAVSSMRKMYGLCFHAVRQTAGRKASRLLQHRTFRVTAVHQQQPFDSSLEKPQFPGASAEFVDHLEFIQPNVISGIPIYRVMDRQGKIVNPSEDPQLSKETVLNFYQKMTLLNTMDRILYESQRQGRISFYMTNYGEEGTHVGSAAALDPNDLVFGQYREAGVLMYRGFPLDLFMAQCYANADDLGKGRQMPVHYGSRDLNFVTISSPLATQLPQAAGAAYALKRENENRAVICYFGEGAASEGDAHAGLNFSATLECPLIFFCRNNGYAISTPTNEQYRGDGIAARGPGYGMLSIRVDGNDVFAVYNATKEARRRAVAENQPFLIEAMTYRIGHHSTSDDSSAYRSVDEVNYWDKQDHPISRLRHYMTARGWWSEDDERSWRKQSRKTVMEAFERAEKRLKPNPELLFTDVYQEMTPNLEKQRESLWRHVQQYKEHYPLDLYDKYQH is encoded by the exons ATGGCGGCTGTGAGCAGTATGAGAAAAATGTATGGACTCTGTTTCCATGCTGTTCGCCAAACGGCAGGAAGAAAAGCATCGAGGCTGCTTCAACACAGAACCTTCAGAGTCACT GCCGTGCACCAGCAGCAGCCCTTTGACTCATCTCTGGAAAAGCCCCAGTTTCCTGGAGCCTCAGCAGAGTTTGTGGATCATCTGGAGTTCATTCAGCCCAATGTCATCTCTGGGATCCCGATTTACAGAGTGATGGACAGGCAGGGCAAGATCGTAAACCCCTCTGAAGACCCCCAG CTCTCCAAAGAGACAGTTCTGAACTTTTATCAGAAGATGACTCTACTGAACACAATGGACCGCATTCTTTATGAGTCTCAGAGACAG ggTCGGATCTCCTTCTATATGACCAACTATGGAGAGGAGGGGACTCATGTTGGAAGTGCTGCTGCTCTCGACCCAAATGACCTGGTTTTTGGTCAATACAGAGAAGCTG GAGTGCTGATGTACCGTGGTTTCCCCCTGGATCTCTTCATGGCTCAGTGTTACGCCAACGCCGACGACCTCGGGAAGGGCCGCCAGATGCCCGTCCACTATGGCTCCAGAGATCTAAACTTCGTCACCATCTCTTCTCCTCTGGCCACGCAGCTTCCCCAAG ctgctggagctgcatATGCGTTGAAGAGAGAAAACGAGAACCGCGCTGTGATCTGTTATTTCGGAGAGGGCGCGGCCAGCGAAGGGGACGCGCACGCCGGGCTCAACTTCTCCGCCACCCTCGAGTGCCCGCTGATATTCTTCTGTCGCAACAATGGCTACGCCATCTCCACCCCCACCAATGAGCAGTACAGGGGAGACGGCATCG CCGCTCGTGGTCCCGGTTACGGCATGTTGTCGATACGTGTGGATGGAAACGACGTGTTTGCCGTGTACAACGCTACAAAGGAGGCAAGACGCAGGGCTGTAGCAGAGAACCAGCCTTTCCTCATTGAGGCCATGACCTACAG AATCGGCCACCACAGCACCAGCGACGACAGCTCGGCTTACCGCTCGGTGGACGAGGTGAACTACTGGGACAAGCAGGACCACCCCATCTCCAGGCTGAGACACTACATGACGGCCCGCGGCTGGTGGAGCGAGGACGAcgagaggagctggaggaaaCAATCCCGCAAGACGGTGATGGAGGCGTTCGAGAGGGCCGAGAAGCGGCTGAAGCCCAACCCCGAGCTGCTGTTCACCGACGTGTACCAGGAGATGACACCCAACCTGGAAAAGCAGAGGGAATCCCTGTGGAGACACGTACAGCAGTACAAAGAGCACTACCCACTCGACCTGTATGACAAATATCAACACTGA
- the tmem91 gene encoding synapse differentiation-inducing gene protein 1: protein MENLDELEHPLLGESPNNNRASGPGPGPGLGPGTGQAPGGLFKGILVKCEEDRAYPPLAWRSYCGHPPELQQQQLLDPCSLPRTLESYYPAAPIWGPADSLLSKDYLETTFVDIRPGSTLERKLLAEAQDFHSVSYSMDDEDDLLPDSDDSSIDDFSDTDSESNFPLMIPQDYLGLAFFSMLCCFWPLGIAAFYLSQKTNKASAQGDFQGANAASRQALWLSVLSIVFGIITYICAIAALISYLSAKPP from the exons ATGGAGAATCTAGATGAGCTGGAGCACCCTCTGCTGGGGGAAAGCCCCAACAACAACCGGGCTTCGGGGCCGGGGCCAGGGCCGGGGCTGGGACCCGGGACTGGACAGGCCCCCGGTGGGCTGTTCAAGGGCATCCTGGTGAAGTGTGAGGAGGACAGAGCGTATCCTCCGTTAGCATGGAGGAGCTACTGTGGACATCCTCctgagctccagcagcagcagctcctggacCCCTGCTCCCTACCTCGCACTCTGGAGTCCTATTACCCAGCGGCCCCCATCTGGGGCCCCGCGGACTCCCTGCTCAGCAAAGACTACCTGGAGACCACCTTTGTGGACATTCGGCCCGGATCGACGCTGGAGAGGAAGCTGCTGGCCGAGGCGCAGGACTTCCACAGCGTTTCCTACAGCATGGACGACGAGGACGACCTGCTCCCTGACTCTGAC GACTCATCCATCGATGACTTCAGCGATACAGACAGCGAGAGCAACTTTCCTCTGATGATCCCTCAGGACTACTTGGGTCTGGCCTTTTTCTCCATGCTCTGCTGCTTCTGGCCCCTGGGCATCGCTGCCTTCTACCTTTCACAGaag ACCAACAAGGCGTCGGCTCAGGGGGATTTTCAAGGGGCCAACGCAGCATCCCGCCAGGCTCTGTGGCTCTCAGTGCTCTCCATCGTGTTCGGAATCATCACCTACATCTGTGCCATCGCCGCATTGATCTCCTACCTGTCCGCGAAGCCGCCGTAA
- the b3gnt2l gene encoding N-acetyllactosaminide beta-1,3-N-acetylglucosaminyltransferase 2, producing the protein MRRIKTISAVILLVSLILVFFYSSLHLESAYGHQAGLEDVLRQHSLEVHDSDVKIQPPTQEASTTPQPKLNATISNNLRKAIPQNGAYWNRLLYSALRSVENAENHIRGNSSWSGCRETSQELLQTNIQDFTTYPVLFQTFLQGMKCKSPPVLIDQPSCNNTFLLLAIKSTPEHFEQRQAVRETWGREGMYPGGLRVRLVFLLGSSPPEDPDFTPLVALEAKHYGDMLQWDFRESLFNLTLKMNVLLQWAPKSCHHASFIFSGDDDVFVNTPALLRYLQSLGASKASRLYVGHVISSASPHRDPKNKYFIPLSFYDGPYPAYAGGGGFVFSGDLLQPLHSVLRLVPFFPIDDVYIAMCFKALGVSPEAHAGFKTFDVKEQDRENLCVHKDHLLIHRRSPQQMKKLWKGIHSPFLTC; encoded by the coding sequence ATGAGACGCATTAAAACCATCAGCGCTGTGATTCTTCTCGTCTCTTTAATTCTGGTCTTCTTCTACTCGTCGCTGCACCTGGAGTCCGCCTACGGTCACCAGGCTGGCCTGGAGGACGTCCTGAGGCAGCACAGCCTCGAGGTCCACGACAGCGATGTGAAAATCCAACCCCCCACCCAGGAGGCCTCCACCACGCCTCAGCCCAAGCTGAACGCCACCATTTCCAACAACCTCAGAAAGGCCATCCCTCAGAACGGAGCGTACTGGAACCGCCTGCTGTATTCGGCCCTGAGGAGCGTGGAAAATGCCGAAAACCACATCAGAGGTAACTCCAGTTGGTCTGGCTGCAGAGAGACGAGTCAGGAGCTTCTGCAAACCAACATACAGGACTTCACCACCTACCCGGTGCTGTTTCAGACTTTTTTGCAGGGAATGAAGTGCAAGTCTCCTCCGGTCCTCATTGACCAACCCAGCTGCAACAATACCTTCCTCCTTTTGGCCATCAAGTCGACTCCCGAGCACTTTGAGCAGAGGCAGGCGGTGCGGGAGACGTGGGGCCGTGAAGGGATGTATCCGGGCGGACTGAGAGTTCGCTTGGTGTTCCTCTTGGGTAGCTCCCCTCCGGAAGACCCCGACTTCACCCCGTTGGTGGCCCTTGAAGCCAAACACTACGGAGACATGCTGCAGTGGGACTTCCGCGAATCCCTCTTTAACCTGACGCTCAAAATGAACGTGCTCCTCCAGTGGGCTCCCAAAAGCTGCCATCACGCTTCCTTCATCTTCAGCGGGGATGACGACGTATTCGTCAACACTCCTGCTTTGCTCAGGTACCTGCAGTCTCTGGGGGCTTCGAAAGCTTCTCGGTTGTATGTCGGGCATGTCATAAGCTCAGCGAGCCCCCACAGAGACCCTAAAAACAAATACTTCATTCCCCTGAGCTTCTACGACGGCCCATACCCTGCTTACGCTGGCGGAGGCGGCTTCGTTTTCTCCGGAGATTTGCTGCAACCGCTGCATTCAGTCTTACGCCTCGTCCCTTTCTTTCCCATCGACGACGTCTACATTGCGATGTGCTTTAAGGCTTTAGGAGTTTCTCCCGAGGCCCACGCAGGATTTAAGACCTTTGACGTCAAGGAGCAGGATCGGGAGAACCTGTGTGTGCACAAAGATCACCTTCTGATTCACCGGCGCTCCCCACAGCAGATGAAGAAGCTGTGGAAGGGCATCCACAGCCCCTTCTTGACTTGTTGA